ACAATCGCAAAACCATTAAGCCATGTAAAAGAGAGactaaaacactcaataaccaggatgccAGCAGTAAGAGGCCACAGAActgggggttcatgatgactgtgtagtgcagggggcgacagatggccacgaagcggtCAAAGGCCATCACAGTCAAGAGGGAGATGTCTAATTGTCCAAAAAGtgtgaaaaaataaatctggatGATGCAGCTTCCATAAGTTATAATTTTGCTTTCCGTCTGGaagttcagcagcatctttgggacagtggtggaggtgaaacagatatctgtaaaagacaagttagagaggaagaagtacatgggtgtgtggaggtgggagtccaaaattatggccaggatgatgagcaggtttccAGTGAAGTTGACCatgtacatggacaggaacagtcCAAAGAGGAGGGATTGCACCTCTttattttctgagagccccaggaggataaATTCTGAAACATGTGTTTGGTTTTCTGGTTCCATGTAGCTGATGATACTACTGAAAAGAGAGCAGAGAAATGCAGATTTAATCACAAGTGTATAGCAGCAAATTAACATAAATTCTATGGTTTGCAAACTCATTAAGTTATGATTTCTTGTTAgacagatagatacatagatagatgatagatagatagagagatttGCTAGTTAGCTAGATTAGATAGGTAGACAGACAGAGCCATTTATCTAACAACTAACAGGGAAACCAAAGCCTCCTGCATCTCCTTGATGTTGTTTCTTACTTGCCATTCTTACCCATAATTGTAAACATTTGGTCACAGCAATAATTTCCATTGAAATTCCTCTTAGAATTGatttcaatcaacaaatattttgacTGGGGATTTTGTAACTTGTGATGAAAAACTTGCAGTAATCGATATTAGTTATGGTTGCAAGATATTCTGAATGCAATCGATATTATGAAGTTGAATGCATGAAAATGGATAAAACGGGAAACATTAAGTTATGTATaaattactacaataaaaatgaaagcaaatatttaattaattagaGATACTTTTGTTTCAAGTACACTAGACTAAATACTTAAAGATGCAGTTTCTTTCCAACATGACCTTATATTTAACTCGGTCCATTCCTAAATGTCAGCAAATAATTTTTAGGGTATttacaaactaattctaaaatttatctaGAAACATAGACAACCTAGAAAGCTAATAAAATACTGaataataatatgaaaatttTAGGAACTATTGTGCCTGATATTACCTAGCTAGCCTAAAcaataatgaagaagaaaaaagttgtaGGACCACATTAACTAGTATCAAGATTTACTATAATAAAGTAATCAAACATTGTTCTCTTGTTGAAATAAAGACATGAACTGATGTTAGAAAATCCAGAGATAGATCCACACAAATGCAGTCATGAGATGTGTGACAAGAAGAAAGttcaattcaatggagaaagtgGGGACTTTTTAGCAAATATGCTGTAACAATGGCATAAAATGTCCAGATATAAAGGACATTAGATGCAGGTTGTGTATATTTCACAATATTAACTCAACATGAATAATACagttatatataaaatgtgtagtatgaaacttctggaagaaagcatacAAGAAAATCAAGGGTTAGTGTTTTGTCAATGAGTGTTTAGATATAGCACCCAAAGCACTACTCAtgatagaagaaaatgtacaagTTATACATTATTAAAATGGAGAACATCTGTCTGTGAAAGTCATTgataagggaatgaaaagagaatCAACAGACTTGGGGAAAGTATTTGCAAATTACATataaattatttgttttcaaaaatACATAGAACTCAACACACAACAATAAGAATGCAGAcaagctatttaaaaaatgggcaaaatatctgAGCAGAATCTTAACCAAGTATATTTATAGTTGTCAAATAAgcatacacaaaaagatgctcaaaattatgtcattagtaaaatgtaaaattaagaCTCAATGAAATATCATAACATGCTTATTAGAATAGCTAAACACCTAACCACTAACAATTCAAATTGCTCATGAGGATATGAAGCAATGTAAGCCTCATTCCTTGCTATTCAGAGTACAAAACGGTATAGACAGAAGGCAGTTTAtcaatttcttataaaactaaacatagtTTTACCAAACAACCCAGCAATTGTCTTCTTAGTTATATATACAGCTGATTTGAAAACAAATCTCCACAAAAACCACGTATGAATGTGTATAAATGAGTTGTATTTATCCTCTCCAACATCTGAAAGCAAATAAGATGTCCTCCAATATGTAAATAGATAAACACACTGAGCTAAATCTCTACAGTAGAATATTAgtcaatgattaaaaataaatggtcCATCTATCCACAAAAGAAAATGTGATCTCAAATGATTTATGTTAAAGAAACCACTCTAAAAATGTATCATATATACAATTTCAATTGTATCACCTGGATAagacaaaacaacagaaaatagaatgatcaCTGGTTGCCAGGGACTTAGGGAGAGAGGACAAGGGTTGAAAAGGTGAGGCACATCAGAATTGTTAGATAGGTGAAACTATTCTCTATAATACTGTAATTGTAGAACAAAGatattgtgcatttttaaaaaccaattgaACATGGCAACAAGGAGAGTGAACATTATgtatgaaaaacaaatatttaacagTTCAAGAGAAATACATGATGGAATGCAAAATGTTCAAAAGCAACCTAACTGTATTACTATGTATGATATACCCTTTCTGAAGGGTATGCAGGGAAAAACTGCTGAAAGAATAATATTGGGTAGTAATGGAGTCTGTAAAATGAAGTAAATGGACACTGTGTGTGAATAGTTTACTCTAGTTTATAAAGTCATATCCCCCCTGGGTATACTTTAACTAGTCTTTTAATTCTATATATGTTCACTGGTATCAAGCAGTGAAGTAAATGGATAACAGTTGTTTCTTACTGTGCAGTGGGAGTTTACAGATAAACAAGGGGAGGAAGCTGGACAGTTCTATGTGGTAATGGTTTGGAGTTTTATACATCACTATGATCTCATGTGAAAGTAAATATAGATATAGAGGTTCACACatagaaatatttacagatatgtgtgtatatacacagggTAGTGTACACACATATATTCCCTTACAATCTCCATGGGGAGGGACCAGTGGCAATGCACATATAAAGCACACACATTAGATTTTAGCACAATTCTACAAGAAGATTCCTCTTGGAGAACTATCTAACTGCAGGATTGGGACCAGAACAATACAACAAGGGTCTGGACCAGCTTTAATACCAGAAATTACATAGGTGCTAAAATAAAACCCCCAATGATGGGGATAATATCAAACGTATCCAGGGCACAGCAGAAAGAGCTCCCATGGCCAAAATTGGAAGGAACTGAACAACAAAAATGTACTATCGTATTACAAtccaaagtagaaaataaatgtcCTGAGTCAATACTGATATAAACAAAtagttgattaaataaataagaggcaAATACCCACGCAGAAGAATTGTAATAATTTATATAGACATTGCATGCTCAAGGAGTTGGTGCATAAATTgactcctgaatgtgggcttcacatAGTGAATTGTTTTCACAGGTGAGGTAgggaaagacagagaacagaGGAACTTTTTGCTCAGGGAACCGGAAGCACTGTTCATCTAACTCATTATCAAAGGTAATAAATCATGTTGATGAGATGCAACCTGGATAAGATGTGATGAAACTGGCACTTTAACTCTGATGTCTTCCTTCCAACAATAAATTTAGTCTagacatgagaaaaacatcataCAAATTCCAAATGAGGGACACTTTAAAAAAGACCTTTCCCAGACATCTCAAAACTATCCAGTCATGAAAAACAaggagagtctgagaagctgtCCCCAACAAAGGAATGAAGATTTTATGGCAcataaatgtaattttattttgtatgggAGATAACAATAATAGGGAAAGAGGATGAGAGATTCCTGGAAAGTCTCTCTGCtatccag
This genomic interval from Dasypus novemcinctus isolate mDasNov1 chromosome 30, mDasNov1.1.hap2, whole genome shotgun sequence contains the following:
- the LOC131276836 gene encoding olfactory receptor 7C1-like produces the protein MEPENQTHVSEFILLGLSENKEVQSLLFGLFLSMYMVNFTGNLLIILAIILDSHLHTPMYFFLSNLSFTDICFTSTTVPKMLLNFQTESKIITYGSCIIQIYFFTLFGQLDISLLTVMAFDRFVAICRPLHYTVIMNPQFCGLLLLASWLLSVLVSLLHGLMVLRLSFCTDLEIPHFFCEITQVVRLACSDTYLIDIVVYFETGLLGVIPITVIIFSYAKIASSILRISTAGGKHKAFSTCGSHISVVFLFYGTGVGVYFTSATTQNSRANAIASVMYTVVTPMLNPFIYSLRNKDIKQAFKKLRNIISIKVLFVSNLEKFP